From the Candidatus Binatus sp. genome, one window contains:
- the dapF gene encoding diaminopimelate epimerase has product MAKLEFTKMHGCGNDYIYVVATRTRPADPAALSVRLSDRHFGVGGDGLIMLAPSSNADLRMEMYNADGSRGDMCGNGIRCLARLAFERGIVRANPMIVETDAGLKTVSLKLEGRQVVAATVDMGEPILEGREIPVNAEGRIIDYPLEVAGQIEQITAVSMGNPHCVIFVGDDAVFGLGDLDFAALGRKFEHHPFFPKRVNTEFIQPISRTRLKMRVWERGSGETWACGTGACAALVGAVLTGHAERAATVELRGGNLEIEWRESGPDANHVFMTGNAIEVFRGGIELGADELISARKA; this is encoded by the coding sequence ATGGCCAAACTCGAATTCACCAAGATGCACGGATGCGGCAACGACTACATTTACGTAGTCGCGACGCGGACCCGCCCCGCCGATCCTGCCGCGCTTTCCGTCAGGCTCTCCGATCGCCACTTCGGCGTCGGCGGCGACGGCTTGATCATGCTGGCGCCGTCGAGCAACGCCGACCTGCGGATGGAGATGTACAACGCCGACGGCAGCCGCGGCGACATGTGCGGCAACGGCATCCGATGCCTTGCGCGGCTCGCCTTCGAACGCGGGATCGTGCGCGCAAATCCGATGATCGTCGAGACCGACGCGGGGCTCAAAACCGTTTCGCTGAAACTCGAAGGCCGCCAAGTTGTCGCCGCGACGGTCGATATGGGCGAGCCGATTCTCGAGGGCCGCGAGATTCCCGTCAATGCCGAAGGACGCATCATCGACTATCCGCTCGAAGTCGCGGGACAGATCGAGCAAATCACCGCGGTCTCGATGGGCAATCCGCATTGCGTCATTTTCGTCGGCGACGACGCCGTGTTCGGACTCGGCGATCTCGATTTTGCCGCGCTGGGCCGGAAGTTCGAGCATCACCCGTTTTTTCCGAAGCGCGTGAACACTGAATTTATCCAGCCGATCTCCCGCACCCGGCTCAAGATGCGTGTGTGGGAGCGCGGTTCGGGCGAGACCTGGGCCTGCGGCACTGGCGCTTGCGCGGCGCTGGTCGGCGCAGTGCTCACGGGACATGCGGAGCGCGCCGCGACGGTCGAACTGCGCGGCGGCAATCTCGAAATCGAATGGCGTGAGAGCGGTCCCGACGCAAATCACGTCTTCATGACCGGTAACGCAATCGAAGTGTTTCGCGGCGGAATCGAACTCGGCGCCGACGAACTAATTTCCGCCCGCAAAGCGTAG